Genomic segment of Methyloterricola oryzae:
CTGGTCTTGCAGGTTCTTGGTGCCGGTGGAAATGACGCTGCGGCGGCCCGACAGAATGGCCGGAACTAGATAGGCGTAGGTCTTGCCCGTGCCGGTGCCCGCTTCGGCGATGAGGGTACGGCCCGATCCAATGGCAGTTTGTACCGCCTTGGCCATGTCCAACTGACCTTGCCGAGGCACATAGCCCGGAACCGTTCTAGCCAGCAGGCCCTCGGGCCCAAAAACCGCCTCCAGGCTGATGGACGTCACCGCCCTGCCCTGGCTTCCGCTTCCGCGGCGCCGGAACTGTCGCCCGCGTTGCGCCGAGCCTGTGCGATCAAGGCCCAGTTTCTCTGGATCAGGCTGCGGTTGCCCTTGGCCAGCACGTTGGACTTCTTCGCCAGGTTTTCGGCGACAGTCGGCTGGTTCTGCTCCAGCCGCAGCCCGGCCATGCGCGTCCACAATTCCGGATTGCGCGGCTGAATGCGGATAGCGCGCTCCAGAGACGAAGCGGCCTTGTCCAGATCGCCGCGGCTGCGGCTAAGCTCCGCATCCCGGACCAGGGCCGCCACAGCAGGCGTAGCGGGCACCGACGGCTCGGTTGGGCGGCGCAGACGCTCGACTCTGCGCGGTTGCTCCACCGGCGCCTCCAGCACGGATTCGGGCTGCGCGGGCGCGACGTCCGATGGCGCCTTCGGTGCCCGAGGCGCGACCTCGGGACCTGAAACCGAAGCGCACCCGGAGACGAGGAGCATGAGGCAAAAAGCCTGCAACAAACGATTCATGACATGGTCAAGACACGGGGTAGAACTGGTGGACGGGTTTCTGGCCAGCGCTACCAAAAAATCAAAAGGCCTGCATTGCTGCAAGCCCTCACCCCGAGGCGCGCCATGCAGGCATCGCGCGTGACGCGCCGGGGCCATAGCATAGCAAGATTGGCCTTGAGCGCGAAACCGCGTCCGCGATGTGAAACAGCCGGCTCGAGCCGGGCGATTCGTTCAGCCAGGTCGGTCGTACCGGGGGCCGGATAACGAAATTGGTAGAGTTCTTTCGGAAAGCCACGGAAGTCGCAAGCTGTCGCCGGTGTCGCCTTCACTGGCGTTCCGCAGGTCTCCCAGTGCGCGAAAGCGCAGAGGATGGCCTCGGGACGCGGAAGCGAAGCGCCCAAAGCGGTCCAGGCATGGCTGAACCGATTGTCTTCGATCGCGTTCATGGGACTTCCATGTCCCATGAAGATGACCGGCATCCTTGGGACGCTCTTCCGAGCTTGCCCCTACGCCTCAGCCATTGCGGCTTCTCCGCTGCTCCGGCCCGCTGCCGGCTGGAGCCGTCAGGGTCCCATCCCGGTAATCCGCGAGGGCCTGCTCGATTTCTTGCCGTGTGTTCATCACAAACGGCCCATACTGAACCACGGGCTCGCCCAAGGGCTTACCCGCCAGCAGAAGAAAACGCGCCCCCACCTGCGAGGTATCCACCCGCACCTGCTCACCTGCCGAGAGCAGCCCCGCCGCGCGCATTGGTAGTTCCCGCCGGTCGTCACCAACCCATGCCTCGCCTTCATACAGATAGATGAAGGCATTGTGCTCCGGCTCCACCGGCGCCATGAACTGCCCGCCTGCGGGCAGGACGACGTCGAGGTACAGGGGATTGGTGCTGCCGCCCGAAATCGGGCCTTCCGCTATTCGCCCTTCTTGCATCAGTGTCCCTGCGATAACGCGCACCTTGCCGCCGCACTCGAGAGTCACTACGGGCACCTCACGGGCGGCGATATCGCGGTAGGCCGGCGGCCTCATCTTCTCCTTCGCCGGCAGGTTGATCCAGAGTTGAAAGCCACGCATACGGCCTTCCGTCTGCTGGGGCATTTCCGAATGCACGATGCCCCGTCCGGCCGTCATCCATTGCACGTCGCCAGGTCCCAGGTCGCCCCGGTGGCCCAGGTGGTCTTCGTGCCGCATATGTCCGTCGAGCATGTAGGTGACAGTCTCGAAGCCGCGGTGCGGATGGGCCGGAAAACCCCGCAGATAGTCCTGCGGGTCATCCGAGTAGAACTCGTCCAGCATCAGGAAGGGATCATGCCGCAGTGTCTGGGCATTGCCGAGACTGCGGCGCAGCTTGACGCCGGCGCCATCAGAGGCGGCAACGGAAGGGATGATCCGAGCAAGGGTACGTGTATTCATGGCACTCTCCCAAGGTCCAAGGACCCTTTTCAGTCTTTATAGGCTTCCACCGGGACCAGCACCCGCACCGCGTCGCTGACGCCGGGTAGGTACTTGGACATGCCGAATTCGGAGCGTTTCAGCGTTGCCTCGATATCAGCCGCGCACAACTCCTTGTGATTGATCGGGTGCGTGCCACAGGTGAAACGGAGGATCGAGACTTTCACCGGCCGAGCCACGCCGAGCAAGGTCAGCTCGCCCTCGGCGGACACCGGGGTGTCGCCTTGGAATTGCAGACGCTCGGCGCGGTAGGTGATGGTCGGGAAGGACGCGACGTTGAAGAAATCTGGCGACTTCAAGTGCTCGTTCCATTTGGCCTGCCCCATGTCGATGGAATCCGCCTGGATGGTCCAGGTGACGGAACCGGTCCTTTTTTCCCAGTCCAAGTGAATGGTCCCGGCCGTCTGCTCAAAGCGGCCGCGTTGGGTCGAGAAACCCAGATGCCCGACCTCGAATACCGGAAGGGTATGATTGGGATCAATGGTATAGGTGTCGCCCCAGGCGGAACCGGCGGCGAGCAGCAAAAAGGCGAAGCCAGCGACGACTTTCATGATGTACTCCGGGTTGGGTTGGTCAATCTGTGTAACAGCGATGCGCTCACGCGGCGATCCTGGCGATCTCCGCCTCCGCCGCGGCCAGAGCGGCCTGCTGGGTGTCCGGACTCCGATTCAAGCCCTCGGCATAGATGAAATGGATATCGCGAAGGCCGATGAATCCCAGGAAGTCCCGCACATAGGCAGTCTGGGTATCCTTGTCGGTTCCTCGGTAGGCGCCGCCACGAGTCGCCAGCACGTGGACCGGCTTATTTCGCAGCAGCCCGACCGGGCCGTTTTCCGTATACCGGAACGTGATGCCGGCCCGCGCCACATGATCGAAATAAGCCTTCAGGATCGAAGACACGCCGAAGTTGTACATGGGCAGCCCGAGCACGATGTGGTCAGCGCGCTCCAACTCCTCGATCAGCGCATCGGAAAACGCGGCGATGGACTGCTGTTCCGCGCTGCGCGATTCCGCCGGCGTCAACAGGGCCTGGAATCGCTCCGCCGTCAGATGGGGCACCGGTTTGCGGGCCAGATCGCGCAGAATGACCTGGCCTTGGGGATGCGTACGGCGCCAGGCATCGACGAAACTTTGCGCCAGGAGCGAGGAATGGCCTTGTTCCGAAAACAGGCTGGTGTTGATTTGTAGCAGGGTTTGCATGATGAACCTCCGGGGTGTGTCGGTGGCAACATTTGACTATTGATTGGTTCGATAAAAAAGCAGAAACTTTCGTCTTATTAAATCTAATTCTTCGATCTTTATGCAGACCCTGCCCAAGATCACCCTGGACCAATGGCGCAGTCTCATCGCCGTCGTGGATGCCGGCGGATACGCCCAGGCTGCCGAGACCTTGCACAAAAGCCAGTCGACGCTGACCTACGCGGTCCAGAAACTGGAAAGACTACTGGGTATCCAGGTCTTCCGGATACAGGGCCGGCGCGCGGTCCTCACGGAGGAAGGCCAGGTCCTATACCGACGGGGCAAGATCCTGCTGGATGAGGCGCTGCGCCTGGAGCGCACTGCCGCCAGCCTCTCCGCCGGCTGGGAGCCGGAGCTGCGCCTGGCGGTGGAAAACGTGTTCCCCACCTGGCTGCTGCTGGACTGTTTCGCCCGCTTTGCCGAGGAGCATTCCGATATTCGCATCGAACTGATCGAATCCGTGCTAGGCGGCACCGACGAAGCCCTGCTGGAAGGCCAGGTGGACCTTGCCATCGGCACCTCGGTGCCACCCGGCTTCGTCGGTGACGCGCTGATGCAGATGCGCTTCATCGCGGCGGCCCATCCCGGGCATCCGCTGCATCGTCTGGGTCGCCCCCTGACCCTCGACGACCTGCGCCAGCACCGTCACCTGGTGGTCCGCGACACCGGCCGGGAACGCACGCGCACACCCGGCTGGCTCAACGAGCAACGCTTGACCGTGAGCCACAAAGCCACATCCATCCGCGCGGCCTGCATGGGTCTGGGCTTTGCCTGGTATGCGGAGGACAGCATTCGCGAGGAGATCGAAGCGGGCACATTGCGGCCCCTCCCCTTGCGTGAAGGCGCCGAGCGCTGGGCCAGCCTCTACCTGATCTTTGCCGACCGCGACAGCGCGGGTCCCGGCACTTTAACCCTGGCTCAGATCATCCGTGACGAGACGGAGAGGCGCTGCGGCGGCCCATCCAGGACAGACGCAACGGAACCCCAAGCCGCATCTCGCGAAGCCGGATGAGCACGTGCCGTGCGCCTCAGTAACGGACGGAAAAAAACGCCCGGCAATCAAGGCTGCATGCGATTGCCGAGCGTTTCAGCGACGATAGTGTCATCGTCAGAGGAGGAAACTGGTTTGCGGACCGGCTCGGCGGGGCTCTCCCCGCCGGTCGGCTCAGGTGCGGATTTACAGGTTCGGTTCCGCACGGACCATCTGTTTACGTTATCGCCTGGTGGCGCCCATCCTTGAGTTTCTCAGGCGCTTACCCTGTCTTTAGACACTTTTTACCGTAATGACACAGCTTGCGCTGTAGCCAATTACCCGACCATTCATTTAACACTTCACTGCGGCGCGCCGGTTTCATCGGCCATACAATGGACCAATTGCCGCGGACTGCAGGCCGCTATATGGCCGTCAGTTGATTTGGCAAATTCAATGATTAAAGTCGCACAGAATTCTCATGGATCCTCAATTCTGGCTTGAATGCTGGAAACTTCACGAAATCGGCTTTCACCAGCCCCGATACAACGCCCTGCTGGTGGAACATTGGCCAAACCTTACCCGAGCAACTCCGCCGCGTCAGGTATTCGTGCCCCTGTGCGGCAAGACACTGGACATGCTCTGGCTGCGCGATCAAGGCGTCGGTGTGGTGGGTGTCGAACTCAGTTCTATCGCGGTTACCGATTTCTTTCAGGAGCAGGCGATTGCCTTCGAGATCGACCAGATGGCTGGACTACTGAGTTATCACAGTCATGGCCTTCAATTGCTGTGTGGTGACTTCTTCCAGGTACAGCCGGATCATTTGCCCGAAGTGGACGCCGTGTACGACCGTGCGGCCCTGATTGCCCTGCCTTCAGACTTGCAGCAGCGCTATGTCGACCACTTGCGCAAGATCGCGCCCGAACATGCTCCGATTCTGCTGATCACCCTGGAATACGACCCTGCCACCATGGAAGGTCCGCCGTTTTCCACGCCGGAAGCGAGGGTCAGGGAGTTGTTCGAAAGGACCCATGAAGTCACGCGGATCGCCACCCGCGACGTCCTGCCCGAGCATCCGGGCCTCGCGGCGAGAGGGCTTGCCATGCTGAATGAAAGTGCCTATGCGATACACCCCAAATGACGCGAAACGGAGACGTGTTCAGCCACGGGCATTCCAGGCCGTGGATCCCTGTGGGCAGGACCACGAGGGGCTGAGCAGCGGATCAGAGCATGACGGAGGCACTGCCGGCTTGCGCGAAGCAAGCCCGCAGCGGCAACGGAAGCCCGTCAGTTTGCGTTGACGGGCATGGAGAAGTCCCGTTTGGATTTTTTTCCGCGTTTCCCTACCGGAATCAGAGTGGTAAGCAATGCATTGGGGCAAATGACCGGCTAAGAAATAGCATTCCGGAAGCAGTGAGTTAGCGCTTTTGGCTTGCGGTAACCCAGGAGTTTAATTATGATTACGGGTCTGGGGTCGTTAGCTCAGTCGGTAGAGCACCGCACTTTTAATGCGATGGTCGTGCGTTCGAGTCGCACACGACCCACCATGATTTCAAACACTTAATCTCCATTCTACTCTCCTAAGCCTTCTGACCGTAGCCGATTCGTAGCCACGGACCTAAGGCCTTCCGTCATGCTCCTGGCGTATCCCGAGAGGTGTTCGCCGCTCATATGCGCGTAGCGCCTAACCATTTCGTCGAATTCCCATCAGCCAAGCTCCTGCAATACGTTAGGAGGCGTTCCGGCCTGTCCGTGCCATGAAGGCCAGGTATGCCTCAAATCGTATCAGCGGAAGTCCTGAATGCCCACCCGCTTCAATGCTTGCCGCCAAGCCATGGTGTTCCACCGTAAACGGCTTTCGCTTATATCTGAGAACGTGCATCTGACACTTGCCAAACTGACTACGGATGACGAATACACCCTTCACAGCGATGGCTTTACGGGCTTTCGCTTGATCTGGATGAATCCATACACAACGCCTCATCACATCAACCTGTGTCCATTCAAGGTACATCACATTCGCCCACCGAAGTCCTGGCTCCAGACTGAACCGAGCCATATCCGCCAGATGCAGTGGAAACTCGGCAAGGAGCCGTTCCGCCCCACCATGAGTTAGGAACCGAATACGCCGCTTGGGTACAGGTAGCATCCGCCCCCGGGGAGCCTGATCCAGTCAACCCCATTCCAGGGCCGCTCGACTAAGAATCATCGGCGACGTAGCCGCGGTCTATCTGGCCAACCAGATTGCTTGAGGCGATCAGCATCTCGTCAGGTCTAGCTGGTCATTTCCCAAAATCCTTCGGCGCGCAGCGCCTCCGAAACCGCTCGGGAGCGTGGGCAGTTCGATTCAGGCAAACAAGCGCATGAGGCGCCTGCGAAGCCAGGCGACGGGGTTTTCCGGCTCGTCCGATTCCAGCAAACCCTGTTCCCTTAGTCCCTGCTGACAGACCTGGATACGTTCCTGCCGCTTCATAACTTCCTCCGCTATTTCGCGCTCCAACCCCGGATAGGTCTGCAGTAGTTTGTTGAATCCCTGACGTCCGATGACGAACAGCACGGTTTCACCAACCGCCCGCATCGTTGTCGGGTAAGGGATATTCAGCAATAAGGGGAGCTCGC
This window contains:
- a CDS encoding tetratricopeptide repeat protein, producing the protein MNRLLQAFCLMLLVSGCASVSGPEVAPRAPKAPSDVAPAQPESVLEAPVEQPRRVERLRRPTEPSVPATPAVAALVRDAELSRSRGDLDKAASSLERAIRIQPRNPELWTRMAGLRLEQNQPTVAENLAKKSNVLAKGNRSLIQRNWALIAQARRNAGDSSGAAEAEARAGR
- a CDS encoding dioxygenase family protein produces the protein MNAIEDNRFSHAWTALGASLPRPEAILCAFAHWETCGTPVKATPATACDFRGFPKELYQFRYPAPGTTDLAERIARLEPAVSHRGRGFALKANLAMLWPRRVTRDACMARLGVRACSNAGLLIFW
- a CDS encoding pirin family protein — encoded protein: MNTRTLARIIPSVAASDGAGVKLRRSLGNAQTLRHDPFLMLDEFYSDDPQDYLRGFPAHPHRGFETVTYMLDGHMRHEDHLGHRGDLGPGDVQWMTAGRGIVHSEMPQQTEGRMRGFQLWINLPAKEKMRPPAYRDIAAREVPVVTLECGGKVRVIAGTLMQEGRIAEGPISGGSTNPLYLDVVLPAGGQFMAPVEPEHNAFIYLYEGEAWVGDDRRELPMRAAGLLSAGEQVRVDTSQVGARFLLLAGKPLGEPVVQYGPFVMNTRQEIEQALADYRDGTLTAPAGSGPEQRRSRNG
- a CDS encoding YceI family protein, whose protein sequence is MKVVAGFAFLLLAAGSAWGDTYTIDPNHTLPVFEVGHLGFSTQRGRFEQTAGTIHLDWEKRTGSVTWTIQADSIDMGQAKWNEHLKSPDFFNVASFPTITYRAERLQFQGDTPVSAEGELTLLGVARPVKVSILRFTCGTHPINHKELCAADIEATLKRSEFGMSKYLPGVSDAVRVLVPVEAYKD
- a CDS encoding FMN-dependent NADH-azoreductase — translated: MQTLLQINTSLFSEQGHSSLLAQSFVDAWRRTHPQGQVILRDLARKPVPHLTAERFQALLTPAESRSAEQQSIAAFSDALIEELERADHIVLGLPMYNFGVSSILKAYFDHVARAGITFRYTENGPVGLLRNKPVHVLATRGGAYRGTDKDTQTAYVRDFLGFIGLRDIHFIYAEGLNRSPDTQQAALAAAEAEIARIAA
- a CDS encoding LysR family transcriptional regulator translates to MQTLPKITLDQWRSLIAVVDAGGYAQAAETLHKSQSTLTYAVQKLERLLGIQVFRIQGRRAVLTEEGQVLYRRGKILLDEALRLERTAASLSAGWEPELRLAVENVFPTWLLLDCFARFAEEHSDIRIELIESVLGGTDEALLEGQVDLAIGTSVPPGFVGDALMQMRFIAAAHPGHPLHRLGRPLTLDDLRQHRHLVVRDTGRERTRTPGWLNEQRLTVSHKATSIRAACMGLGFAWYAEDSIREEIEAGTLRPLPLREGAERWASLYLIFADRDSAGPGTLTLAQIIRDETERRCGGPSRTDATEPQAASREAG
- a CDS encoding thiopurine S-methyltransferase — translated: MDPQFWLECWKLHEIGFHQPRYNALLVEHWPNLTRATPPRQVFVPLCGKTLDMLWLRDQGVGVVGVELSSIAVTDFFQEQAIAFEIDQMAGLLSYHSHGLQLLCGDFFQVQPDHLPEVDAVYDRAALIALPSDLQQRYVDHLRKIAPEHAPILLITLEYDPATMEGPPFSTPEARVRELFERTHEVTRIATRDVLPEHPGLAARGLAMLNESAYAIHPK